The Kitasatospora sp. NBC_00374 genome has a segment encoding these proteins:
- a CDS encoding cytochrome c oxidase subunit 4 — MKEQGKIFIGFAVFILAIAITYGLWAKEPAGTTALFLAFSLCAFIGYYLAFTAKRVDSGPGDNPDAEVADDAGDVGFFAPHSWQPLSLAIGGALAFLGVIFGWWLLYWSIPIILVGLYGWVFEFYRGENQNQ; from the coding sequence ATGAAGGAGCAGGGCAAGATCTTCATCGGCTTCGCCGTCTTCATCCTGGCGATCGCCATCACGTACGGCCTCTGGGCGAAGGAGCCGGCCGGTACCACCGCGCTGTTCCTGGCCTTCTCGCTGTGCGCCTTCATCGGCTACTACCTGGCCTTCACGGCCAAGCGGGTGGATTCGGGCCCGGGTGACAACCCGGACGCCGAGGTCGCCGACGACGCCGGTGACGTGGGCTTCTTCGCCCCGCACAGCTGGCAGCCGCTGTCGCTGGCGATCGGTGGCGCGCTGGCCTTCCTGGGCGTCATCTTCGGCTGGTGGCTCCTGTACTGGTCGATCCCGATCATCCTGGTCGGCCTGTACGGCTGGGTCTTCGAGTTCTACCGGGGCGAGAACCAGAACCAGTAG
- the ctaD gene encoding cytochrome c oxidase subunit I, with protein sequence MTILNEPAAAGGGAGAVTAGGAQRTRKPGSTIIKWLTTTDHKTIGTMYLGTSFAFFLIGGILALVMRAELARPGTQILSNEQFNQAFTMHGTIMLLMFATPLFAGFANWIMPLQIGAPDVAFPRLNMFAYWLYLFGSIIAVAGFITPQGAADFGWFAYSPLSDAVRSPGIGADMWIMGLAFSGFGTILGAVNFITTIICMRAPGMTMFRMSIFVWNVLLTAVLVLLAFPVLAAALFALEADRKFGAHVFDPANGGAMLWQHLFWFFGHPEVYIIALPFFGIVSEIIPVFSRKPMFGYSGLIAATIAIAGLSVTVWAHHMYVTGQVLLPFFAFMTFLIAVPTGVKFFNWVGTMWKGSLSFETPMLWTIGFLVTFLFGGLTGVLLASPPIDFHVSDSYFVVAHFHYVVFGTVVFAMFAGFHFWWPKMTGKMLDERLGKICFWTLFIGFHMTFLVQHWLGAEGMPRRYADYLASDGFTTLNTVSTIGSFLLGLSILPFLYNVWKTAKYGEKVEVDDPWGYGRSLEWATSCPPPRHNFLTLPRIRSESPAFDLHYPEIAALDYLENHGEPAKHFAGVTPAQYDRPPLGKGKKEGDA encoded by the coding sequence GTGACCATCCTCAACGAGCCCGCCGCGGCCGGCGGGGGAGCCGGGGCCGTCACGGCCGGCGGTGCCCAGCGCACCCGCAAGCCGGGTTCCACCATCATCAAGTGGCTCACCACCACTGACCACAAGACGATCGGGACGATGTACCTGGGCACGTCCTTCGCCTTCTTCCTGATCGGCGGCATCCTCGCGCTGGTCATGCGCGCCGAGCTCGCCCGTCCCGGGACGCAGATCCTGTCGAACGAGCAGTTCAACCAGGCGTTCACGATGCACGGCACGATCATGCTGCTGATGTTCGCGACGCCGCTGTTCGCGGGCTTCGCCAACTGGATCATGCCGCTCCAGATCGGTGCCCCCGACGTCGCCTTCCCGCGACTGAACATGTTCGCCTACTGGCTCTACCTGTTCGGCTCGATCATCGCGGTGGCCGGCTTCATCACCCCGCAGGGTGCCGCCGACTTCGGCTGGTTCGCCTACTCCCCGCTGTCCGACGCCGTCCGCTCCCCGGGCATCGGCGCCGACATGTGGATCATGGGTCTGGCGTTCTCCGGTTTCGGCACCATCCTCGGTGCGGTCAACTTCATCACCACCATCATCTGCATGCGCGCGCCCGGCATGACGATGTTCCGGATGTCGATCTTCGTCTGGAACGTCCTGCTGACCGCCGTGCTGGTCCTGCTGGCCTTCCCGGTCCTCGCCGCCGCGCTCTTCGCGCTGGAGGCGGACCGGAAGTTCGGAGCACACGTCTTCGACCCGGCCAACGGTGGTGCGATGCTCTGGCAGCACCTCTTCTGGTTCTTCGGTCACCCCGAGGTGTACATCATCGCGCTGCCGTTCTTCGGCATCGTGTCGGAGATCATCCCGGTCTTCAGCCGCAAGCCGATGTTCGGTTACTCCGGCCTGATCGCGGCCACCATCGCGATCGCCGGTCTGTCCGTGACGGTGTGGGCCCACCACATGTACGTCACCGGCCAGGTGCTGCTGCCGTTCTTCGCCTTCATGACCTTCCTGATCGCGGTCCCGACCGGTGTGAAGTTCTTCAACTGGGTCGGCACCATGTGGAAGGGCTCGCTGAGCTTCGAGACCCCGATGCTCTGGACGATCGGCTTCCTGGTCACCTTCCTCTTCGGTGGTCTGACCGGTGTGCTGCTCGCCTCCCCGCCGATCGACTTCCACGTCTCGGACTCGTACTTCGTCGTCGCCCACTTCCACTACGTGGTCTTCGGCACCGTCGTCTTCGCGATGTTCGCCGGCTTCCACTTCTGGTGGCCGAAGATGACCGGCAAGATGCTGGACGAGCGCCTCGGCAAGATCTGCTTCTGGACGCTGTTCATCGGCTTCCACATGACCTTCCTGGTCCAGCACTGGCTCGGCGCCGAGGGCATGCCCCGCCGCTACGCCGACTACCTGGCCTCGGACGGCTTCACCACGCTGAACACCGTCTCGACCATCGGCTCGTTCCTGCTCGGTCTGTCGATCCTGCCGTTCCTCTACAACGTCTGGAAGACCGCGAAGTACGGCGAGAAGGTCGAGGTCGACGACCCGTGGGGCTACGGCCGCTCGCTGGAGTGGGCGACCTCCTGCCCGCCGCCGCGGCACAACTTCCTGACCCTGCCGCGGATCCGCTCCGAATCGCCGGCCTTCGACCTCCACTACCCGGAGATCGCCGCGCTGGACTACCTGGAGAACCACGGCGAGCCGGCCAAGCACTTCGCCGGTGTGACCCCCGCGCAGTACGACCGCCCCCCGCTGGGCAAGGGCAAGAAGGAGGGTGACGCCTGA
- the coxB gene encoding cytochrome c oxidase subunit II encodes MSPNGSDRSPRRTMRRKLPQALALGLVIASATGCSANDLPRLGLPTPVTKEGPLVLHMWQGSWIAALVVGALMWGLILWSVIFHRRSRTKVEIPAQTRYNVPIEALYTAVPLVIVSVLFYFVARDEATLTSTSAKPQHVVNVVGFQWSWAFNYENTENPDPANTNAAYDVGTPAEPPTLWLPVNESVTFRLTSRDVIHDFWPINFLMKQDVIPGVVNKFEVTPTAEGTYRGKCAELCGVDHSRMLFNVKVVSHDAYEQHLKELRAKGQAGAVPSGITTTGSEEE; translated from the coding sequence GTGAGTCCCAACGGCTCCGACCGCTCGCCGCGGCGCACGATGCGGCGGAAGCTGCCTCAGGCGCTGGCACTGGGCCTCGTCATCGCGTCCGCCACCGGCTGCTCGGCCAACGACCTGCCCAGGCTTGGCCTCCCCACCCCGGTCACCAAGGAAGGACCCCTGGTCCTCCACATGTGGCAGGGCTCGTGGATCGCGGCGTTGGTTGTCGGCGCACTGATGTGGGGTCTGATCCTCTGGAGCGTGATCTTCCACCGGCGCAGCCGCACCAAGGTGGAGATTCCGGCTCAGACCCGGTACAACGTGCCCATCGAGGCGCTGTATACCGCGGTCCCCCTTGTCATCGTCTCGGTGCTCTTCTACTTCGTCGCCCGCGACGAGGCGACCCTGACATCGACCTCCGCCAAGCCCCAGCACGTGGTCAACGTGGTGGGCTTCCAGTGGAGCTGGGCGTTCAACTACGAGAACACCGAGAACCCGGACCCGGCGAACACCAACGCCGCGTACGACGTCGGCACCCCCGCCGAGCCGCCGACCCTGTGGCTGCCCGTCAACGAGTCGGTGACGTTCCGACTGACCTCGCGTGACGTGATCCACGACTTCTGGCCGATCAACTTCCTGATGAAGCAGGACGTCATCCCGGGCGTGGTCAACAAGTTCGAGGTGACCCCGACCGCCGAGGGCACCTATCGGGGCAAGTGCGCCGAGCTGTGTGGCGTCGACCACTCGCGGATGCTCTTCAACGTGAAGGTCGTCTCGCACGACGCGTACGAGCAGCACCTCAAGGAGCTGCGGGCCAAGGGCCAGGCCGGCGCGGTGCCCTCGGGCATCACGACCACGGGAAGTGAAGAAGAGTGA
- a CDS encoding cysteine desulfurase/sulfurtransferase TusA family protein: MSYFDVASTAPLHPVARQALTAALDEGWADPARLYRSGRQARMLLDAARETVAEVLGARADEISFTASGTQAVQLGMLGALRGNRRRGGHLVHSAVEHSAVLHTAEQHEAAGGEVGVVPVDRLGRVAPAAFAAALREDTALAVLQSANHEVGTLQPVAETAGLCGGVPLLVDAAQSAGRLPVPDGWSLLTASAHKWGGPAGVGVLAVRKGVRYASPLPADERERGRVPGFVNVPAIVAAAASLRAVRAEAERENARLHALVERIRARVPQLVPEVEVVGDPVHRLPHLVTFSCLYVDGEVLLTELDRAGFAVSSGSSCTSSTLTPSHVLAAMGVLTEGNVRISLPYGVAEADVERFLAVLPDLVAGVRAPLGLDLARPAPAAAEVVLDALGKRCPLPVIELAKRIGDVAVGGTVVVLADDEAARLDIPAWCEMRGQEYLGEAPAAEYGGDRGRAYLVRRVG; the protein is encoded by the coding sequence GTGTCGTACTTCGATGTCGCCTCCACCGCCCCGCTGCACCCCGTCGCCCGGCAGGCGCTGACCGCCGCGCTCGACGAGGGCTGGGCCGACCCCGCGCGACTGTACCGCTCCGGGCGCCAGGCCCGGATGCTGCTGGACGCCGCCCGCGAGACGGTCGCCGAGGTGCTGGGCGCGCGCGCCGACGAGATCTCGTTCACCGCGAGCGGGACGCAGGCGGTGCAGCTGGGGATGCTCGGGGCGCTGCGCGGCAACCGGCGCCGGGGCGGTCACCTGGTGCACTCCGCGGTCGAGCACTCCGCCGTCCTGCACACCGCCGAACAGCACGAGGCCGCCGGCGGCGAGGTCGGCGTGGTGCCGGTGGACCGGCTCGGCCGGGTCGCCCCCGCGGCGTTCGCCGCCGCGCTCCGGGAGGACACCGCCCTCGCCGTCCTGCAGTCGGCCAACCACGAGGTCGGCACCCTCCAGCCGGTCGCCGAGACGGCCGGACTCTGCGGCGGGGTACCGCTGCTGGTGGACGCCGCGCAGAGCGCGGGCCGGCTGCCCGTGCCGGACGGCTGGTCGCTGCTGACGGCCAGTGCGCACAAGTGGGGCGGCCCCGCGGGCGTCGGGGTGCTGGCCGTCCGCAAGGGCGTCCGGTACGCCTCCCCGCTGCCGGCCGACGAACGTGAGCGCGGCCGGGTGCCCGGCTTCGTGAACGTCCCGGCGATCGTGGCCGCGGCGGCCTCGCTGCGCGCGGTACGGGCCGAGGCCGAGCGGGAGAACGCCCGGCTGCACGCCCTGGTGGAGCGGATCCGGGCCCGGGTCCCGCAGCTCGTCCCGGAGGTCGAGGTGGTCGGTGACCCGGTGCACCGGCTGCCGCACCTGGTCACCTTCTCCTGCCTCTACGTGGACGGCGAGGTGCTGCTGACCGAGCTGGACCGGGCCGGTTTCGCGGTCTCCTCCGGCTCCTCCTGCACCTCCTCCACCCTGACCCCCAGCCATGTGCTGGCGGCGATGGGTGTGCTGACCGAGGGCAACGTGCGCATCTCGCTCCCGTACGGCGTCGCGGAGGCGGACGTCGAGCGGTTCCTCGCGGTGCTGCCCGACCTGGTCGCGGGGGTGCGGGCACCGCTCGGCCTGGACCTCGCCCGGCCCGCGCCGGCCGCCGCGGAGGTGGTGCTGGACGCGCTCGGCAAGCGGTGCCCGCTGCCCGTCATCGAGCTGGCCAAGCGGATCGGCGACGTCGCGGTCGGCGGCACGGTGGTGGTGCTGGCGGACGACGAGGCGGCCCGGCTGGACATTCCGGCCTGGTGCGAGATGCGCGGGCAGGAGTACCTCGGTGAGGCCCCGGCCGCCGAGTACGGCGGCGACCGGGGCCGGGCCTACCTGGTGCGCAGGGTCGGCTGA
- a CDS encoding carbohydrate kinase family protein, translating to MRIAVAGSIATDHLTTFPGRFADQLVAEQLHTVSLSFLVDTLDIRRGGVGPNIAFGMGRLGLRPILVGAAGADFDEYRSWLERNGVDTQSVHISETRHTARFMCTTDQDHNQIASFYTGAMAEARNIELKPIADRVGGLDLVLIGADDPQGMVRHTQECRTRGYAFAADPSQQLARLEADDIREIVDGAAYLFTNEYEAALIETKTGWSTDEILSRVGTRVTTLGAKGVRIQRKGEPDITVGCPAEERKADPTGVGDGFRAGFLAGLSWDLGLERSAQLGCMLATLVIETVGTQEYQLRRSSFVSRFEAAYGAEAAAEVRAKLG from the coding sequence GTGCGTATCGCCGTCGCCGGCTCGATCGCCACCGACCACCTGACGACCTTCCCCGGTCGGTTCGCCGATCAGCTGGTCGCCGAGCAGCTGCACACCGTGTCGCTCTCCTTCCTGGTCGACACCCTGGACATCCGCCGTGGCGGCGTCGGCCCGAACATCGCGTTCGGCATGGGCCGCCTCGGCCTGCGGCCGATCCTGGTCGGCGCGGCCGGCGCGGACTTCGACGAGTACCGCAGCTGGCTGGAGCGCAACGGCGTGGACACCCAGTCGGTGCACATCTCGGAGACCCGGCACACCGCCCGCTTCATGTGCACCACGGACCAGGACCACAACCAGATCGCGTCCTTCTACACCGGTGCCATGGCCGAGGCCCGCAACATCGAGCTCAAGCCGATCGCGGACCGCGTCGGCGGCCTCGACCTGGTGCTGATCGGCGCGGACGACCCGCAGGGCATGGTCCGGCACACCCAGGAGTGCCGCACCCGCGGCTACGCCTTCGCCGCCGACCCGTCCCAGCAGCTGGCCCGCCTGGAGGCCGACGACATCCGCGAGATCGTCGACGGCGCCGCGTACCTGTTCACCAACGAGTACGAGGCCGCGCTGATCGAGACCAAGACCGGCTGGAGCACGGACGAGATCCTCTCCCGGGTCGGCACCCGGGTCACCACGCTGGGCGCCAAGGGCGTCCGGATCCAGCGCAAGGGCGAGCCGGACATCACCGTCGGCTGTCCCGCCGAGGAGCGCAAGGCCGACCCGACCGGCGTCGGCGACGGCTTCCGCGCCGGCTTCCTGGCGGGCCTGTCCTGGGACCTCGGCCTGGAGCGCTCGGCCCAGCTCGGCTGCATGCTCGCCACCCTGGTGATCGAGACCGTCGGCACCCAGGAGTACCAGCTGCGCCGCAGCTCCTTCGTCAGCCGCTTCGAGGCCGCGTACGGCGCCGAGGCCGCCGCCGAGGTCCGCGCCAAGCTCGGCTGA
- the erpA gene encoding iron-sulfur cluster insertion protein ErpA, protein MTVQDETTKVESGIQLTDAAAAKVKGLLDQEGRDDLALRVAVQPGGCSGLRYQLFFDERSLDGDVIKDFDGVKVVTDRMSAPYLGGATVDFVDSIEKQGFTIDNPNATGSCACGDSFS, encoded by the coding sequence ATGACCGTCCAGGACGAGACCACCAAGGTCGAGAGTGGCATCCAGCTGACCGATGCCGCGGCGGCCAAGGTCAAGGGCCTGCTCGACCAGGAGGGCCGCGACGACCTCGCGCTGCGGGTCGCCGTGCAGCCGGGCGGCTGCTCGGGCCTCCGCTACCAGCTGTTCTTCGATGAGCGCTCGCTCGACGGCGACGTCATCAAGGACTTCGACGGTGTGAAGGTCGTCACCGACCGGATGAGCGCTCCCTACCTGGGCGGCGCCACCGTCGACTTCGTCGACAGCATCGAGAAGCAGGGCTTCACCATCGACAACCCGAACGCCACCGGCTCCTGCGCCTGCGGCGACTCGTTCAGCTAA
- a CDS encoding GNAT family N-acetyltransferase, producing the protein MILRRLRDTAADARAVQTVARAAFRHFYGTSRDSPDDHVLSTQQLARTRHLARADADGCWIAERDGATMGAALSLRREGVWILALFVVAPEAQGQGVGRLLLERATAYGRGCLRGMLCASASPAAARHYRRAGFTLHPAMTLRGAVDRAGLQDPGDIPVHPGNAGHRHLLDSVDRRLRGAAHGPDHAYMIDHYDELLIADSLAGSGYCYRHGGEVKLLGATSKRIATRLLREALARVPQGRPALVEHLTAEQEWAVDVGLELGLSLETHGWVALRGMRPPMPYVPNGGLL; encoded by the coding sequence GTGATCCTTCGTCGGCTCCGGGACACCGCGGCGGACGCCCGCGCCGTACAGACCGTCGCCCGGGCGGCCTTCCGCCACTTCTACGGGACGTCGCGGGACAGCCCGGACGACCACGTGCTCTCGACGCAGCAGCTGGCCCGTACCCGGCACCTGGCCCGGGCGGACGCCGACGGCTGCTGGATCGCGGAGCGGGACGGCGCCACGATGGGGGCCGCGCTGTCACTGCGCCGGGAGGGCGTCTGGATCCTGGCCCTGTTCGTGGTGGCGCCCGAGGCCCAGGGGCAGGGGGTCGGGCGGCTGCTGCTGGAGCGGGCCACGGCGTACGGGCGGGGCTGCCTGCGCGGCATGCTGTGCGCGTCGGCCTCACCGGCGGCGGCCCGGCACTACCGGCGGGCCGGGTTCACCCTGCATCCCGCGATGACCCTCAGGGGCGCCGTGGACCGGGCCGGCCTGCAGGATCCGGGCGACATCCCGGTGCATCCCGGGAACGCCGGCCACCGGCACCTACTCGACTCGGTCGACCGCCGGCTGCGGGGAGCGGCCCACGGGCCCGACCACGCGTACATGATCGACCACTACGACGAGCTGCTGATCGCCGACAGCCTGGCCGGCAGCGGGTACTGCTACCGGCACGGCGGCGAGGTGAAGCTGCTCGGCGCGACCTCGAAGCGGATCGCCACCCGGCTGCTGAGGGAGGCCCTGGCGCGCGTCCCGCAGGGGCGTCCTGCCCTGGTCGAGCACCTCACGGCGGAGCAGGAGTGGGCGGTCGACGTGGGGCTGGAGCTCGGTCTGAGCCTGGAGACCCATGGCTGGGTCGCGCTGCGGGGGATGCGGCCGCCGATGCCGTACGTCCCCAACGGCGGCCTGCTCTGA
- a CDS encoding aspartate aminotransferase family protein: MSAAPDRMHQPDNQLVDLVFDYMRERLQYDPVPLDHPGDGEHLRSRLAGLLNERGNAATDVLKLYDHELSRAVISADSPRYLSFIPCAPTKAALLFDMVVSCASLQGISWLEAAGAIAAENQVLRLIADRAGLPETAGGTFVSGGSAGNLSALVVARDTARRRLGVGPEARLRIAVADQVHSSVKNTFNIIGVEAFKVPTVDRRFTGEALRAALAADPDPETVIAVVGTAGTTNEGIVDDLQGLSEVTRERGMWFHVDGAYGGAGLFAPSVRERYNGIEHADSFIVDPHKWLFAPFDCAALLYRNPQLARAVHTQDASYLDVLHTDGDEWNPTDYAYHLTRRARGLPLWFSLAVHGTQAYTAAIEEGLTLARETAQVIRDTEHLELLHDPQLSAVCFRRAGWTNEDYYRWSQQLLADQIGFVTPTGWDGETVARFAFVHPGTTMEMVHEILATMA; this comes from the coding sequence GTGTCCGCAGCTCCCGACCGCATGCACCAGCCCGACAACCAGCTGGTCGACCTGGTCTTCGACTACATGCGCGAGCGGCTGCAGTACGACCCCGTGCCGCTCGACCACCCCGGAGACGGCGAGCACCTGCGCAGCCGGCTGGCCGGCCTGCTGAACGAGCGCGGCAACGCCGCCACCGACGTTCTCAAGCTCTACGACCACGAGCTGTCCAGAGCGGTGATCTCCGCCGACAGCCCGCGCTACCTGTCCTTCATCCCCTGCGCCCCCACCAAGGCCGCCCTGCTCTTCGACATGGTGGTCTCCTGCGCCTCCCTGCAGGGCATCTCCTGGCTGGAGGCGGCCGGCGCGATCGCCGCCGAGAACCAGGTGCTGCGCCTGATCGCCGACCGGGCCGGCCTGCCGGAGACGGCCGGCGGCACCTTCGTCTCCGGTGGCTCGGCCGGCAACCTGTCCGCGCTGGTGGTCGCCCGCGACACCGCCCGGCGCAGGCTCGGCGTCGGCCCCGAGGCCCGGCTGCGGATCGCCGTCGCCGACCAGGTGCACTCCTCGGTCAAGAACACCTTCAACATCATCGGCGTGGAGGCCTTCAAGGTCCCGACCGTCGACCGCCGCTTCACCGGCGAGGCACTGCGGGCCGCGCTGGCCGCCGACCCCGACCCCGAGACGGTCATCGCGGTGGTCGGCACCGCCGGCACCACCAACGAGGGCATCGTCGACGACCTGCAGGGTCTGTCCGAGGTCACCCGCGAGCGCGGTATGTGGTTCCACGTCGACGGCGCGTACGGCGGCGCGGGCCTGTTCGCCCCCTCAGTGCGGGAGCGCTACAACGGCATCGAGCACGCCGACTCGTTCATCGTCGACCCGCACAAGTGGCTGTTCGCCCCGTTCGACTGCGCCGCCCTGCTGTACCGCAACCCCCAGCTGGCCCGCGCCGTGCACACCCAGGACGCCTCCTACCTCGACGTCCTGCACACCGACGGCGACGAGTGGAACCCCACCGACTACGCCTACCACCTCACCCGGCGCGCCCGCGGCCTGCCGCTGTGGTTCTCGCTGGCGGTGCACGGCACCCAGGCGTACACCGCCGCGATCGAGGAGGGCCTGACGCTGGCCCGCGAGACCGCCCAGGTGATCCGCGACACCGAGCACCTGGAGCTGCTGCACGACCCGCAGCTCTCGGCCGTCTGCTTCCGCCGCGCCGGCTGGACCAACGAGGACTACTACCGCTGGTCCCAGCAGCTGCTCGCCGACCAGATCGGCTTCGTCACCCCGACCGGCTGGGACGGCGAGACCGTCGCCCGCTTCGCCTTCGTGCACCCGGGCACCACGATGGAGATGGTCCACGAGATCCTCGCCACCATGGCCTGA
- a CDS encoding Lrp/AsnC family transcriptional regulator, with translation MSTHRPADQGGASLDETDRLLLEHLSRDGRASYAEIGLLANLSATAVRRRIDRLRARGVVRGFTVVLDPSLLGWQTEAFVEVYCRERTAPEEILASLRQFPEVVAAWTVTGDPDALVHLRASDTRHLEAVIERIRKEPGVQRSRSSVVLSRLIG, from the coding sequence ATGAGCACGCACCGACCGGCAGACCAGGGCGGGGCGTCACTGGACGAGACCGACCGGCTGCTCCTGGAGCACCTGAGCCGGGACGGCCGCGCCTCGTACGCGGAGATCGGACTGCTGGCCAACCTCTCCGCCACCGCCGTACGCCGGCGGATCGACCGGCTCCGGGCCCGCGGGGTGGTCCGCGGCTTCACCGTGGTCCTCGACCCCTCGCTGCTGGGCTGGCAGACCGAGGCCTTCGTCGAGGTCTACTGCCGCGAGCGCACCGCGCCCGAGGAGATCCTGGCCAGCCTGCGGCAGTTCCCCGAGGTGGTCGCGGCCTGGACGGTCACCGGGGACCCGGACGCGCTGGTGCACCTGCGCGCCTCCGACACCCGTCACCTGGAGGCGGTGATCGAGCGGATCCGCAAGGAGCCCGGCGTCCAGCGCAGCCGCAGCTCGGTGGTGCTCTCCCGGCTGATCGGCTGA
- a CDS encoding NADP-dependent oxidoreductase: MKAIAIRKYGGPEVVEYTDLPDPKVGPDSVLVRVKAAGINPVDWKVREGYLDGLMDVHFPLIMGWDLAGVVMAVGGAVTEFSPGDEVIGYVRKDAVEHGTYAELVSAPVRTLALKPAALDWAQAGGLPLAGLAAHQCLGGAMRLKAGESVLIHGAAGGVGCLAVQLAVARGARVIGTAGERNHAFLRSLGAEPVAYGDGLVDRVRELAQGGVDAALDLVGGGEPLEVSAQLVADPSRLVSIADYGVVARGGRYVFVRPDAAGLAELAALADEGRLRVPVASTFPLSQAASAQALNAEGRTRGKIVLLVD, from the coding sequence ATGAAGGCAATCGCGATCAGGAAGTACGGCGGCCCCGAGGTCGTCGAGTACACCGACCTCCCCGATCCCAAGGTGGGGCCGGACTCGGTGCTCGTACGGGTGAAGGCCGCCGGGATCAACCCGGTCGACTGGAAGGTCCGGGAAGGGTACCTGGACGGGCTGATGGATGTGCACTTCCCGCTGATCATGGGCTGGGACCTGGCCGGGGTGGTGATGGCGGTCGGCGGCGCGGTCACCGAGTTCAGCCCGGGCGACGAGGTGATCGGTTACGTCCGCAAGGACGCCGTGGAGCACGGGACCTACGCCGAGCTGGTCTCCGCCCCCGTCCGCACCCTGGCGCTCAAGCCCGCCGCACTGGACTGGGCGCAGGCCGGCGGGCTGCCGCTGGCCGGACTGGCCGCCCACCAGTGCCTGGGCGGCGCGATGAGACTGAAGGCGGGCGAGAGCGTCCTGATCCACGGCGCGGCCGGCGGCGTCGGCTGCCTGGCGGTGCAGCTCGCCGTCGCCCGCGGCGCCCGGGTGATCGGCACCGCCGGCGAGCGCAACCACGCCTTCCTGCGGAGCCTGGGCGCCGAACCGGTGGCGTACGGGGACGGACTGGTGGACCGGGTCCGCGAGCTGGCCCAGGGCGGGGTGGACGCGGCGCTCGACCTGGTCGGCGGCGGTGAGCCGCTGGAGGTCTCGGCCCAGCTGGTGGCCGATCCGTCCCGGCTGGTCTCGATCGCCGACTACGGTGTGGTGGCCCGCGGCGGCCGCTACGTCTTCGTCCGCCCGGACGCGGCCGGCCTGGCCGAACTGGCCGCGCTGGCCGACGAGGGAAGGCTCCGGGTGCCGGTGGCCTCCACCTTCCCGCTCTCCCAGGCGGCCTCCGCGCAGGCGCTGAACGCGGAGGGCCGCACCCGCGGCAAGATCGTGCTGCTGGTGGACTGA
- the nadA gene encoding quinolinate synthase NadA, producing the protein MTTTTETYGVDPTPTPLALLLLGREADPNSERGVECPGDLPAASDPDLVERARAAKEKLGDRVFILGHHYQRDEVIEFADVTGDSFKLARDAAARPEAEYIVFCGVHFMAESADILTSSAQQVVLPDLAAGCSMADMATAEQVAECWDVLTEAGIADVTVPVSYMNSSADIKAFTGKHGGTICTSSNAQRALEWAYEQGEKVLFLPDQHLGRNTAVRDMGFSLDDCVLYNPHKPNGGLTAEQLRDAKMILWRGHCSVHGRFSLDSVNDVRARIPGVTVLVHPECKHEVVSAADMVGSTEYIIKALDAAEPGSKWAIGTELNLVRRLAKAHPDKEIVFLDRAVCFCSTMNRIDLPHLVWALESLVEGRVPNVITVDPETEKYAKAALDRMLALP; encoded by the coding sequence GTGACCACCACCACCGAGACCTACGGCGTCGACCCCACTCCGACGCCGCTCGCACTGCTGCTGCTCGGCCGGGAGGCCGACCCGAACAGCGAGCGCGGCGTCGAGTGCCCGGGCGACCTTCCCGCCGCCTCCGACCCCGACCTGGTCGAGCGCGCCCGCGCGGCCAAGGAGAAGCTGGGCGACCGCGTCTTCATCCTGGGTCACCACTACCAGCGGGACGAGGTCATCGAGTTCGCCGACGTCACCGGCGACTCCTTCAAGCTGGCCCGGGACGCGGCCGCCCGCCCGGAGGCCGAGTACATCGTCTTCTGCGGCGTGCACTTCATGGCCGAGTCGGCCGACATCCTCACCAGCAGCGCCCAGCAGGTCGTCCTGCCGGACCTCGCGGCCGGCTGTTCGATGGCCGACATGGCCACCGCGGAGCAGGTCGCCGAGTGCTGGGACGTGCTGACCGAGGCCGGGATCGCGGACGTGACCGTCCCGGTCTCGTACATGAACTCCTCGGCCGACATCAAGGCCTTCACCGGCAAGCACGGCGGCACCATCTGCACCTCCTCCAACGCCCAGCGGGCCCTGGAGTGGGCGTACGAGCAGGGTGAGAAGGTGCTCTTCCTGCCGGACCAGCACCTCGGCCGCAACACCGCCGTCCGCGACATGGGCTTCTCGCTCGACGACTGCGTGCTCTACAACCCGCACAAGCCGAACGGCGGTCTGACCGCCGAGCAGCTGCGGGACGCCAAGATGATCCTCTGGCGCGGACACTGCTCGGTGCACGGCCGCTTCTCGCTGGACTCGGTGAACGACGTCCGGGCCCGGATCCCCGGGGTCACCGTGCTGGTGCACCCGGAGTGCAAGCACGAGGTCGTCTCCGCGGCCGACATGGTGGGCTCGACCGAGTACATCATCAAGGCGCTGGACGCGGCCGAGCCCGGCTCGAAGTGGGCCATCGGCACGGAGCTCAACCTGGTCCGCCGGCTGGCCAAGGCGCACCCGGACAAGGAGATCGTCTTCCTGGACCGGGCGGTCTGCTTCTGCTCGACCATGAACCGGATCGACCTGCCGCACCTGGTGTGGGCGCTGGAGTCGCTGGTCGAGGGCCGGGTGCCGAACGTGATCACCGTCGACCCGGAGACCGAGAAGTACGCGAAGGCGGCGCTGGACCGCATGCTGGCGCTCCCGTAG